The genomic window CTGCTGGTGATCGCGGGGATCGCGCTCAGTGCGCTGCCGGCCTCGGCCGTGCGTCGACTGGCGGCGGCGCTGCGCCGGCCGGCGGGGCGGGGGACCCGGAGCGGAGCGGGGAGTGCGGCTCGGGGGCGGACGAGCGAGCCGGCGCCTGGGCGTGTGCCGCTTCCGCGGCCCTGAGCACCCGCAGCATCGCGGCCACGTCCGCCGGATCGGCCTCGCTGAAGTACTCCTCGGCGACCTCGTGGCGGACCTGCGCGACCCGCTCCACCGCCGCGCGTCCGGCCGCCGTCAGCACCAGACCGACCGAGCGCCGGTCCACCGGATCGGGCACCCGCTCGACCAGCGCGCCCTGCTCCAGCGCGTCCACCACGGTGGTGGCCGAGCGCGGGGCCACGTTCAGCCGGTCGGCCAGCTCGCTCAGCCGCATTGCGCGGCCGGGGGTCTCGCACTGCTCGGCGTGGGCCAGCACCCGCAGCGCGCGGCCCTGGCCGGGGGTCAGGCCGTAGGGCTCCAGGCGGTGCACGGTGCGGTGCCTGATCCGCTTCATCGCCCGGGTCAGCTCGTCGGCCAGCTCGGCCACGCCGTCCGCGGGTGCGCCGTCCACAGCGGTGGCGTCCGCGGGTGCGGTGTCCACAGGTGCGTCGCCGAGGGGGGAGTGGTCGGTGGGCGAGCTGGTCATGCGCGGGCTCCTCGGCGGGGGAAGTGGGCCCAGGGTAGCGCCCGGCCCCGGTAGCGAGCCAGCCACATGGTGAGCCAGGCTCAGTTTCTCGCCGAGCCGGCTCCGCCCGGATCGGCGGGCGGCCGTGGGGCCGGGGCCCGCGGCAGCCACCTGGTCAGGCACCAGAGGACCAGCAGGGACAGGCACCACCCGGCCAGCACGTCCAGGAACCAGTGGTAGACGCACCAGATCAGCCCGATCCCCACGCCGAACCCGAGCAGCACGGTGGCCGTGTGGAGCATCCGCCGGGCCGCCGCCGACAGCGTGCGGCCGACCAGCAGGGCGCCGACCCCGTAGCTCACGCCGGCCGTGGTGGTGTGACCCGACGGGTACCAGCCCCACGACCCCGGGCTCAGCGGCTGCTCGAGCGGCCCCGGACGGGCGAAGTAGTCCTTGGCCGGCACCACCAGCAGCGGGATCAGCAGTGCGGCGAGCGGCGCGACCAGCAGCGGCAGCCACCAGCGCCGCACCCCGGCGCGCCGGGACCGCCAGGCGGCCAGCCCGCCGGCGCCGAGCAGCACGGGAATGGCCGGCACCGTGCTGCCGAGGTCGGACAGCAGGTGGGCGCACCAGTCCAGGGCGCCGCTGTGCAGCGTGTCGCGCAGCTGCGCCACCGATCGCCGCACCCAGCGGTCCAGGCCGAGCAGCGGCCCCGCGGCCGCGACCTGCCAGGAGACCAGGGCCAGCAGCAGGCCGAGCAGCAGTGGGGTCGCCAGGCTCTCGCGCGCCCTGGCCAGGGCCGCGTCGACGGCGCGCCGTGGGCGGATCGGGACAGCCAGGAGCCGCCCCGGAGCGGGGGGGAGAGCCCCGGGGCGGCTGGGGTGATCGCCGCTCCGTGCGCCCCGGGGGGTGTGGGCCGGACGGCCGGTCGATCGGTCCTGTGGCGGCGCCGACGGGGGCGCCGAGTTGTCCTCGCGGGTCGGCACGCCGACTGCTGGACGAGGCTCGTTGTCCATCTGTCTCGACACTACGTCAAGCCGATTCCGAGCGGATCGGGCTTCCCCGGGATTGCACAGCATCTTCACCGGAACCGGCGCAACCTGCACCGCCGGCCAAGCGTCCGTGCGCCGGTGCGCCCGGGCCGACGAGGGCCTGGGCGCACCGGTACAGCGGAGTTGACGCCGGCTCAGATGGTGCCGAAGGCGTTCTCGATGATGTCCAGGCCCTCGACGAGCAGGTGCTCGGGCATCACCAGCGGCGGCAGGAAGCGCAGCACGTTGCCGTAGGTGCCGGCGGTCAGCACCACCAGGCCCTCGGCGTGGCAGGCCTTCGCCAGGGCGGCGGCGGCCTGCGGGTTGGGCTCCTTGGAGCCCGGCTGCACCAGCTCGATCGCGATCATCGCGCCGCGGCCGCGGACGTCCCCGATGACCTCGAACTTCTCCTGCATCGTCCGCAGGCGCCCGAGCATGACCTCGCCGATCCGCTGCGCCTTGGCGTTCAGGTCCAGCGTCTTCATGGTCTCGATCGCGCCCAGCGCGGCGGCGCAGGCCACCGGGTTGCCGCCGTAGGTGCCGCCCAGGCCGCCGGTCGGCGCGGCGTCCATGATCTCGGCGCGGCCGGTCACCGCGGCCAGCGGCAGGCCGCCGGCGATGCCCTTGGCGGTGGTGATCAGGTCCGGGACGATGCCCTCGTCCTCACAGGCGAACCACTGGCCGGTGCGGCAGAAGCCGGTCTGGATCTCGTCCGCGACGAAGACGATCCCGTTGGCCTTCGCGTACTCCACGATGGCCGGCAGGAAGCCCTTGGCCGGCTCGATGAAGCCGCCCTCGCCCTGGATCGGCTCGATCACGATCGCCGCGACGTTGTCGGCGCCGATCTGCTTGTTGATCATGTCGATCGCCTGGGCGGCCGCCTCGGCGGCGCAGTTCTCCGTACCGGTCAGCCAGCGGTAGGGGTAGGCGACCGGCACTCGGTAGACCTCCGGCGCGAACGGCCCGAAGCCCTGCTTGTACGGCACGTTCTTCGCCGTCATGCCCATGGTCAGGTTGGTCCGGCCGTGGTAGCCGTGGTCGAAGACCACCACGGCGGTGCGCTTGGTGTACGCGCGGGCGATCTTCACCGCGTTCTCCACCGCCTCGGCACCCGAGTTGAACAGCGCGGTGCGCTTGTCGTGGTCGCCCGGGGTGAGCGCGTTCAGCTGCTCGGCGACCGCCACGTAGCCCTCGTACGGGGTCACCATGAAACAGGTGTGGGTGAAGGCGGCCAGCTGCTCGCCGGCCTTGTCCACCACGGCCTCGGCGCTGTTGCCGACGTTGACCACGGCGATGCCGGAGCCGAAGTCGATCAGGCTGTTGCCGTCGACGTCCTGCAGCACGCCGCCACCGGCGCGCGCGACGTAGACGGGCAGGGTGGTGCCCACTCCGGCCGCCACCGCGCCCAGCTTGCGGGCCTGCAGCTCCTGCGACTTCGGGCCGGGGATCGCGGTGACCAGTCGGCGCTCCTGCGGGAGCAGCGGTGCGGCGCTCATGGGGTATCTCCAGTCGGCGTTGTTTCTGGACGGCTGTTCCTCGCAGGCTACGGCCGCCCCGACGCGCCCGGCATGCGCCAGTGGGGAGCACTGGGCCGTCCGACTTGTCCTGCCCGGCCAGCACCGCCCACCCGGCGGAAGAACCGTGGCCCCGGCCGCCCCTCCACTACATTGAGCGCGGGGTGTCGCCCGCCGGGCGGCATGGGTAACACTCAGCCGGGCAGGTCGGGGCAAGGGAGCGGGGCCGCAATGGGACTGGACGGCGCATACGGGCGGCGGGTGGACCTGGTGCCGGAGGGAAGCCCGACCCACGGACCGAGCCTGCTGCCGAGCCAGCCGACCCATCGCCCGGCGCGCAGCAGCCTCACCACCTGGATCGCCGAGCAGCGCCCGCCGGCCAAGCCGGGCATCTACCGCTTCGGATATCTGCCGTCTGCCGTGACCAAGGACGAGGACAGCCCGCCACAGCCCGTTGGGCCCCTTCTCCTTCGGGCCGCAGCCAACCTGGTGACCTGCCTCCTCGCCTATCGCTACGGCACGCCCGCCGTGATGTACACCATCGGCTATCTCGGCTGGTTCCACCCGCTCTCGCCCGACCAGTTCAGCGTGGTCGAGACGTTGATAAACCTGCTTCTGGTGATCCTCTTCATCGTCCTTTTCGGCCGCATGGGCCGCTGGCCCGAGGTGTACCGGCGCTTTCTGTCGCCCCAAGGTTTTCGGCGCAACCTTCTCCCGGTGCTGTCCAAGGCTGTGACCGACGACGGGACGCCCCACGGGGCCCCGGCGCAGGAGGAACCGGACATCGACCCCTGGGGGCAGTTGCGGGTGGGGGGGCTCGGGGAGGCGTTGGGGGCGGTGGAGGAGGACACCAGGGCCGGGCGGGTCAGTGATGTCGACTATGTGCGGATCCATCGGGTGTGGCGGGAGGTTGTGGGGCAGCCGGGGTTGGTGGGGGCGTTCGGGGAGCAGGTGGCGGTGCGGGGGGCGGGGGCCTGTGCGCATCCGTCGGAGGCGCGGGACCTGCCGGTGCGGGTGGCCGAGCACGATCTGTTGGTGGGGCAGGTGCGGTTGGGGGTGGCGCAGGAGGTGCCGAAGAACCCGGCGACGCACCGGGGGGCGGGGTTCGCGCTGGACCAGGAGGTGCTGGCGACCTCGCTGCTGGCGGTGGGGCCGGCGGGGACGGGGAAGACGAGCCGGCTGGCCAGGCCGGTGGCGGAGGCGCTGTGTCTGCAGGCGCTGGCCCGCACGGCCTGCGTGGTGGTGGTCGGTGCGGCCGAGGCCGAGCTGGGGCCGGACGCGGGGTACGACGTGGTGATCGCGCCGGGCGATCCGGGGTCGGCGTACGGGCTGGACCTGTACGGGGCGGCGCGGGAACCGGACGTGGCGGCGGCCCGGCTGGCGGATGCGCTGCTGCCGGACGAGCTCTCGGCGCGGGAGCAGAGCGCGCGGATGGCGCTGCAGCAGGTGATCGGGCCGTTCCACGCGGGGTACGGGCGCTACCCGGGGGTGCGTGAGCTGCGGGCGCTGCTCGGTGGGGACGAGGAGGGCTGGTCGGGCCTGGTCGAGCGGCTGCGGGCCAAGGAGCTGTGGGCGCTGCACGAGCCGGACGTGCAGCACCGGCGCAGCCGGCACGGCAAGGTGGACGATCCGGGGGCGCTGCTGGCCGACCGGCTGGCGCTGCTGGACCGGCCGGCCTTCGCCGGCTGCTTCGAGACCGCGGGGTCGGGGGCCCGGCCGGCCTTCGCGATGCGGGCGCTGGAGCACCCGCTGCGGGTGCGGGTGAAGCTGCCCGAGCGCGGGCACCCGGAGGCGGCCCGGATCCTGTCGCGGCTGGTGGTGGGGCAGTTCCTGCAGGCCGCGGTGGCCCGCGAGGACCGCTCGCTCTTCGCGGGTCTGGTGGTGGACGACGCCTCGGCGGCACTGGACGCGGGCGCGGTGCAGGGGCTGCGCCGGCTGCCGGGGGCCAACGCGGGTGCGGTGCTGCTGCTGCGCAGTCTGGTCGACCTGCCGGAGGCGCTGCGGGTGCCGTTGTTCGGGGCGGTGGGGTGCCGGATGGCCTTCCCGGGGATCGCGCCGTGGGACGGGAAGCTGTTCTCCGAGGCCTGGGGCACGGTACTGGTGCGCGAGCGGGCGGTGACGCTGGCCCCGGACACCTCGGGCGGGATGCTGCGCAAGGCCGGGCGGCTGGCCCGCAAGGCGCTGTCGGGGACCACCGCGCAGACCGAGAGCGTGACCACTCGGGAGGTGGAGCGCGAGCGCTGGTCGCCCTCGGACCTGGCACACGCGCTGCCGACCGGGCACGCGGTGGTCTCGCTGACCACGGTGGGCGGGGAGCAGGTGCCGCCGCTCCTGGTGGATCTGCGGGCCTGACGGGCGGTCAGGCGGGCGGTGCGGTCGCAGGGCGGTCGTTCGACAGGCATTCGGTTAGCTACGCGGCGGTGGATTCGGCGTCACGGCTTGTCCGCAGCGTCCATAATGAAAGCGTTCCAGCAGAGCGAAGCTCCCGCCGCCGCCCGGTCGCAACGTGGCCGCCGGGTCGTCCCATCGAAGGTGCCATGCCCCCCACACTCGCCTCCGTCGTGCGCAACTCCTCGCTCCATCTCACGGTCCTCGCCGGCGCGGACCACCTGGAGCGGCCGGTCCGCTGGGTGCACACCAGTGAGCTGGACGACCCCACGCCGTTCCTCGAAGGTGGCGAGCTGCTGCTCACCACCGGGATCAAGCTGGGGACCAGCACCAAGAGCCTGCAGTCCTACGTCCACCGGTTGGCCGACGCGGGGGTGGTGGGTCTGGGCCTGGGGGTGGGCCTGTCGCACACCGAGGTGCCGCAGCCGCTGGTGGAGGCGGCCGCCCAGCGGGGGCTGCCGCTGCTGCGGGTGCCGGAGCCGACCCCGTTCATCGCGATCAGCAAGGCGGTCTCGGCGGCGCTGGCGGCCGAGCAGTACGAGGCGGTGACCACCAGCTTCGAGGCCCAGGAGGAGCTGACCCGGGCAGCGCTGGGCCAGAACGGCACGGCCGCGGTGGTGCGCAGACTCGCGGCCCGGCTCGGCGGCTGGGCCGCGCTCTACGACAGCTCGGGCGCGCTCTCGGTGGTGGCCCCGGACTGGGCGGCCCGCCGGGCGGCCCGGCTGGCCTCCGAGGTGGACCGGCTGCGCCGCCGCCCGGCCCCGGCGAGCGCCGCGCTGCAGGGCCGCGCACCCGGCTTCGACACCGCCGACGAGGACTTCGTGGTGGTCCAGTCGCTGGGTGCCGACCGGCGGGCCCGCGGCTTCCTCGCGGTGGGCACCGAGGACCGGATCACCCCCACCGAGCGCTATGTGCTGAACGCCGCGGTCGCCCTGCTGACGCTGACCCTGGAGCGCTCGCGCGAGCTGCGGCACGCCGAGGAGCGGATGGGCGCCGCGCTGCTGCGCCTGGTGCTGGCCGGGCAGGTGGGCACCGCCCGGCAGGTCGCCGCGGGCCTGTTCGGCGGTCTGCCGGAGGGCACCATACGGGTGCTGGTGGCCGGCGCCGCCCCCGGCGCCGAGCGGGCCGAGGGCGAGACCCCGGTGCACGACCTGACCGAGCTGGCCGAGCGTGCCGAGCAGGCCGGCGGCCGGGCCGGCGAGAAGCTGCTGGTGGCCCGCGAGCCCGCCGGCCGGGAGGGCAAGGACGGCAAGGAGGGCGTCGCGCACGGCGAGCGGCTGGTGCTGCTCGCGATGGACGGCGGCGCGGTGCACCGGGCCTGCCTGGGCGCGGTGGAGGAGCACGAGGGCCTGGCGCTGGGCGTCTCGGCCCCGGCCGCGATCGATGAGGCCGGCGGCGCCTACGCGCAGGCCGAGCGGGCGCTGGCGGTGGCACTGCGCGGCGGTCGCCGCTCGGTGGGCCACGAGGAGGTCGGCGCGGGCTCGCTGCTGCCGCTGCTCGGCGAGGACGCGGTGGCCGCCTTCGCCGAGGGCCTGCTGCGCCCGCTGCGCGAGCACGACCGCACCGCCCGCGGTGACCTGGTGGCCTCGCTGCGCGCCTGGCTCTCCCGGCACGGCCAGTGGGACGCCGCCGCCGCCGACCTCGGCGTGCACCGGCACACCCTGCGCTACCGGATGCGCCGGGTGGAGGAGCTGCTCGGCCGCTCGCTGGACGACACCGACGTGCGGATGGAGCTCTGGCTGGCGCTGCGCTCCGGCGAGGACTGAGAGGTCCAGGAGGCGCACGGCGCACCGGCGAGGCGTAAAGCGCATCGGCGACCGCTCCACCTTGGCCAATCCGCTGTGAACGGTTGTCCGCCTACCGTTGGGGCGAACGATTCACCGACAGGAGAGGCCGGTAGCACCGTGACCACGACCCACGCATTCTGGCTGGCCGGCCGCCAGGAGACCGGCGAGACCGAGTTCGAGGTCCGCCACCCGTTCGACGACAGCCTGGTCGGCACGGTCGGCATCCCCACCGACGCGCAGGTGGAGCAGGCCGTCGAGGCCGCCGTCGCCGCGCTGCCGGTCTTCGCGGCCACCCCGGCGCACGTGCGGGCCACCGCGCTCGACCACGTGGCCCGTCGGCTGACCGAGCGCACCGAGGAGATCGCCCGGCTGATCACCGCCGAGAACGGCAAGCCGATCAAGTGGGCGCGCGGCGAGGTCGGCCGGGCCGCCTCGGTCTTCCGCTGGGCCGCCGAGGAGGCGCGCCGCACCAACGGCGAGACCATGCGGCTGGACACCGACCCGGGCGGAGTGGGCCGCTACGCGGTGGTGCGCCGCTTCCCGCGCGGTGTGGTGCTCGGCATCGCCCCGTTCAACTTCCCGCTCAACCTGGTGGCCCACAAGGTCGCCCCGGCGATCGCGGTCGGCGCCCCGATCATCCTCAAGCCGGCCCCGGCCACCCCGCTCTCCGCCCTGCTGCTGGGCGAGCTGCTGGCCGAGACCGAGCTGCCGGCCGGCTCCTGGAGCGTGCTGCCGGTGGAGAACGCCAAGATGCCCGCGCTGGTCCAGGACCCCCGCCTGCCGGTGATCTCCTTCACCGGTTCGGACAAGGTCGGCTACCAGATCATGGACTCGGTGCCGCGCAAGCACGTCACCCTGGAGCTCGGCGGCAACGCCGCCGCCGTGGTGCTCGCCGACTGGTCCTCGGAGGCCGACCTGGAGTGGGCCGCCACCCGGATCGCGACCTTCGCCAACTACCAGGGCGGCCAGTCCTGCATCTCGGTGCAGCGGGTGATCGCGGACGCGACGGTGTACGACGCGCTGGTCGACAAGGTGGTCGCCAAGGTCGAGGCGCAGGTGACCGGCGACCCGGCCGCGGACGCCACCGACGTGGGCCCGCTGGTGGACGTGAACGCGGCCAAGCGGGTCGAGGAGTGGGTGGCCGACGCCGTCGCCAAGGGGGCCAAGGTGCTCACCGGCGGCACCCGCGAGGGCGCGGCGTACGCCCCGACCGTGCTGGCCGAGCTGCCCGCCGACGCGATCCTGGCCACCGCCGAGGTCTTCGGCCCGGTCCTGTCGCTGCACCGGGTGGACTCCACCGAGGAGGCCTTCGCGGCCGTCAACGACTCGGCCTTCGGCCTGCAGGCGGGCGTCTTCACGCACGACGTGCAGACCGCCTTCCGGGCCCACCGCGAGCTGCAGGTGGGCGGCGTGGTCATCGGCGACGCCCCCTCCTACCGCGCCGACCAGATGCCGTACGGCGGCGTGAAGGACTCGGGCGTGGGCCGCGAGGGTGTCAAGTACGCGATGGACGACTTCACCTTCGAGAAGGTCCTGGTGCTCACCGGCCTGGACCTCTGACGGTCGCGTCGTACCGAGGTCGCGCCCCCGGCTCCCGCGTGGAGCCGGGGGCGCGGCCGTAGCGCCGTCCGGATCGGGTGCGGGGCAGCGGTAGGCCGGTGCGCGGCGGCACGCCACAATGGAGCCCATGAACTCGCTCGCCCACCCGCAGCTGCGCTTCACTCCGGTCGTCGACGACCCGTCAGGCCCACGGGAGCTGGTCCTGCTCGGCTCCACCGGCTCGATCGGCACCCAGGCCATCGACATCGTGCTCCGCAACCCGGACCGGTTCAAGGTGGTCGCGCTCTCCGCGGCCGGCGGGCAGGTCGAGCTGCTCGCCGAGCAGGCCCTGCGGCTGGGCGTGCACACCGTGGCGGTGGCCCGTCCCGAGGCCGAGCCGGCGCTGCGCGCCGCACTGGCCGAGCGGGCCGCCGGGCGTCCGCTGCCGACCGTGCTGGCCGGCCCGGACGCTGCCACCGAGCTGGCCCAGCTGCCCTGCCACTCGGTGCTGAACGGCATCACCGGTTCGATCGGCCTGGCGCCGACGCTGGCCGCGCTGCGCGCCGGGCGGGTGCTGGTGCTGGCGAACAAGGAGTCGCTGATCGTCGGCGGCCCGCTGGTCAAGGCGGTGGCCGCGCCGGGGCAGATCGTGCCGGTCGACTCCGAGCACGCCGCGCTCTTCCAGGCGCTGAGCGCCGGCACCCCGCGCGAGGTGCGCCGCCTGGTGGTCACCGCGAGCGGCGGCCCGTTCCGCGGCCGTACCCGTGAGCAGTTGGCCGGGGTCACCCCGAAGGACGCGCTGGCCCACCCGACCTGGGCGATGGGCCCGGTGGTGACGATCAACTCGGCCACCCTGGTCAACAAGGGCCTGGAGGTGATCGAGGCGCACCTGCTCTACGACATCCCCTTCGAGCGCATCGACGTGGTGGTGCATCCGCAGTCGGTGGTCCACTCGATGGTGGAGTTCACGGACGGGTCAACGCTGGCCCAGGCCAGCCCGCCGGACATGCGGATGCCGATCGCGCTCGGCCTCGGCTGGCCCGAGCGGATCCCGGACGCGGCCCCCGGCTGCGACTGGACCAAGGCCGCCACCTGGGAGTTCTTCCCGCTGGACGACGAGGCCTTCCCGGCGGTGGCGCTGGCCCGTGAGGTGGGTACGCTCGGCGGAACGGCGCCGGCCGTCTTCAACGCGGCCAACGAGGAGTGCGTGGACGCCTTCCTGCACGGCTCGCTCGCCTTCACCGCGATCGTCGACACGGTCGCCAAGGTGGTCGCCGAGCACGACGGCGCCGGTCGGGGAACTTCCCTGACGATCGAGGACGTCCTGGAAGCGGAGGGCTGGGCGCGGGCCAGGGCCCGGGAGCTGGCGGCGGGTTAAGAACCGGGCGTTACGCTGCGCGCCGGGGCCGGTAATGGGAGCGATGTGACGGAGGACCAGCGGTGACTGCAGTGATGACGGTGCTGGGCATCGTGGTCTTTTTCGTCGGGCTGCTCTTCTCGATCGCCTGGCACGAGCTGGGCCACCTGTCGACGGCCAAGCTCTTCAAGATCCGGGTGCCGCAGTACATGGTCGGCTTCGGGCCGACCGTCTGGTCCCGCAAGAAGGGCGAGACCGAGTACGGCTTCAAGGCGATCCCGCTGGGCGGGTACATCCGGATGATCGGGATGTTCCCGCCGGGGGCCGACGGGAAGATCACCAAGCGCAGCAGCTCGCCCTGGCGCTCGATGATCGAGGACGCCCGCGAGGCCTCCTACGAGGAGCTGCAGCCGGGCGACGACAACCGGCTCTTCTACACCCGCAAGCCCTGGCAGCGGATCATCGTGATGTTCGCCGGGCCCTTCATGAACCTGATCCTGGCGTTCGCGCTCTTCCTGATCACCATGATGGGCTTCGGCGTGCCCAAGTCGCTGCCGATCGTCGGCTCGGTCTCGCAGTGCGTGGTGCCGGCCACCCAGGCGAGCGACACCTGCAGCAAGGACGCGCCCCCCTCGCCGGCCGCGGCGGCCGGGCTGAAGGCGGGCGACAGCATCGTCTCCTTCGACGGCCAGGCGATCCACAGCTACCAGCAGCTCTCCTCGGACATCCGCGACTCCTACGGCAGGACCGTGCCGATCGTGGTCAAGCGCGGCGGCCAGCAGCTGACGCTGACCGCGCAGATCACCCAGAACCAGCTCGCCAAGCTCGACAAGTACGGCGACCCGGTGCCGGGCGCCAAGCCGGTGACGGCCGGCTTCCTCGGCATCAGCCCGACCACCGGCGTGGTCCAGCTGGGCTTCGGCGAGAGCCTCAGCAAGATGTCCGACATGGCCGACACCGGCGTCCACTCGCTGGTGGCACTGCCCGGCAAGATCCCGCCGCTGTGGGACTCGGTGGTCAAGGGCACCCCGCGCCAGGCCGACTCCCCGGTCGGCATGGTCGGGGCGGCCCGGGTCGGTGGCGAGGTCTTCGCGCTGCACATGCCGGCCTCGCAGCGGATCGCCTTCATGGTCAACCTGCTGGCCGGGATCAACCTCTCGCTCTTCCTGTTCAACATGCTGCCGCTGCTGCCGCTGGACGGCGGGCACGTGGCCGGGGCGGTGTGGGAGTCGGTCCGCCGGCGCGCCGCCAAGCTCTTCAAGCGGCCCGACCCCGGACCGTTCGACGTGGCCAAGCTGATGCCGCTGGCCTACGTGGTGGCCAGCATCTTCATCGGCTTCACGCTGCTGGTGCTGATCGCCGACGTGATCAACCCGGTGAAGATCAGCTAGCCCCGCTCAGGGGGTGTGCGTGCGCGCCCCCCGGGGTGCCGTACCGTTGGACGCCGGGTGCGCGACTGCGCACCCGGCGTCCGTCACCTCTACTCCGGGGAACCCTGCGCACATGACCGCGATCTCGCTCGGTATTCCGTCCCTGCCGCTCAAGCCGCTCGCCACCCGCCGCGTCTCGCGTCAGATCATGGTCGGCAACGTTCCGGTCGGTGGTGACGCGCCGGTGTCGGTGCAGTCGATGACCACGACGCTGACCTCGGACGTGAACGCGACGCTGCAGCAGATCGCGCAGCTGACCGCTTCGGGGTGTCAGATCGTGCGGGTGGCGGTGCCCTCGCAGGACGACGCGGACGCGCTGCCGATCATCGCGAGGAAGTCGCAGATCCCGGTGATCGCGGACATCCACTTCCAGCCGAAGTACGTGTTCGCGGCGATCGATGCGGGTTGTGCGGCGGTGCGGGTGAACCCGGGCAACATCAAGGCTTTCGACGACAAGGTCGGTGAGATCGCGCGGGCGGCGAAGTCGGCGGGTGTGCCGATCCGGATCGGTGTGAACGCGGGTTCGCTGGACAAGCGGCTGCTGGAGAAGTACGGCAAGGCGACGCCGGAGGCGTTGGTGGAGTCGGCGTTGTGGGAGTGCTCGCTGTTCGAGGAGCACGACTTCCGGGACATCAAGATCTCGGTGAAGCACAACGACCCGGTGGTGATGATCAATGCGTACCGGCAGTTGGCGGCGGCGTGCGACTATCCGCTGCACCTGGGTGTGACGGAGGCGGGTCCGGCGTTCCAGGGGA from Kitasatospora sp. NBC_01250 includes these protein-coding regions:
- a CDS encoding phosphatase PAP2 family protein, yielding MDNEPRPAVGVPTREDNSAPPSAPPQDRSTGRPAHTPRGARSGDHPSRPGALPPAPGRLLAVPIRPRRAVDAALARARESLATPLLLGLLLALVSWQVAAAGPLLGLDRWVRRSVAQLRDTLHSGALDWCAHLLSDLGSTVPAIPVLLGAGGLAAWRSRRAGVRRWWLPLLVAPLAALLIPLLVVPAKDYFARPGPLEQPLSPGSWGWYPSGHTTTAGVSYGVGALLVGRTLSAAARRMLHTATVLLGFGVGIGLIWCVYHWFLDVLAGWCLSLLVLWCLTRWLPRAPAPRPPADPGGAGSARN
- the gabT gene encoding 4-aminobutyrate--2-oxoglutarate transaminase, with product MSAAPLLPQERRLVTAIPGPKSQELQARKLGAVAAGVGTTLPVYVARAGGGVLQDVDGNSLIDFGSGIAVVNVGNSAEAVVDKAGEQLAAFTHTCFMVTPYEGYVAVAEQLNALTPGDHDKRTALFNSGAEAVENAVKIARAYTKRTAVVVFDHGYHGRTNLTMGMTAKNVPYKQGFGPFAPEVYRVPVAYPYRWLTGTENCAAEAAAQAIDMINKQIGADNVAAIVIEPIQGEGGFIEPAKGFLPAIVEYAKANGIVFVADEIQTGFCRTGQWFACEDEGIVPDLITTAKGIAGGLPLAAVTGRAEIMDAAPTGGLGGTYGGNPVACAAALGAIETMKTLDLNAKAQRIGEVMLGRLRTMQEKFEVIGDVRGRGAMIAIELVQPGSKEPNPQAAAALAKACHAEGLVVLTAGTYGNVLRFLPPLVMPEHLLVEGLDIIENAFGTI
- a CDS encoding ATP-binding protein, yielding MGLDGAYGRRVDLVPEGSPTHGPSLLPSQPTHRPARSSLTTWIAEQRPPAKPGIYRFGYLPSAVTKDEDSPPQPVGPLLLRAAANLVTCLLAYRYGTPAVMYTIGYLGWFHPLSPDQFSVVETLINLLLVILFIVLFGRMGRWPEVYRRFLSPQGFRRNLLPVLSKAVTDDGTPHGAPAQEEPDIDPWGQLRVGGLGEALGAVEEDTRAGRVSDVDYVRIHRVWREVVGQPGLVGAFGEQVAVRGAGACAHPSEARDLPVRVAEHDLLVGQVRLGVAQEVPKNPATHRGAGFALDQEVLATSLLAVGPAGTGKTSRLARPVAEALCLQALARTACVVVVGAAEAELGPDAGYDVVIAPGDPGSAYGLDLYGAAREPDVAAARLADALLPDELSAREQSARMALQQVIGPFHAGYGRYPGVRELRALLGGDEEGWSGLVERLRAKELWALHEPDVQHRRSRHGKVDDPGALLADRLALLDRPAFAGCFETAGSGARPAFAMRALEHPLRVRVKLPERGHPEAARILSRLVVGQFLQAAVAREDRSLFAGLVVDDASAALDAGAVQGLRRLPGANAGAVLLLRSLVDLPEALRVPLFGAVGCRMAFPGIAPWDGKLFSEAWGTVLVRERAVTLAPDTSGGMLRKAGRLARKALSGTTAQTESVTTREVERERWSPSDLAHALPTGHAVVSLTTVGGEQVPPLLVDLRA
- a CDS encoding PucR family transcriptional regulator, coding for MPPTLASVVRNSSLHLTVLAGADHLERPVRWVHTSELDDPTPFLEGGELLLTTGIKLGTSTKSLQSYVHRLADAGVVGLGLGVGLSHTEVPQPLVEAAAQRGLPLLRVPEPTPFIAISKAVSAALAAEQYEAVTTSFEAQEELTRAALGQNGTAAVVRRLAARLGGWAALYDSSGALSVVAPDWAARRAARLASEVDRLRRRPAPASAALQGRAPGFDTADEDFVVVQSLGADRRARGFLAVGTEDRITPTERYVLNAAVALLTLTLERSRELRHAEERMGAALLRLVLAGQVGTARQVAAGLFGGLPEGTIRVLVAGAAPGAERAEGETPVHDLTELAERAEQAGGRAGEKLLVAREPAGREGKDGKEGVAHGERLVLLAMDGGAVHRACLGAVEEHEGLALGVSAPAAIDEAGGAYAQAERALAVALRGGRRSVGHEEVGAGSLLPLLGEDAVAAFAEGLLRPLREHDRTARGDLVASLRAWLSRHGQWDAAAADLGVHRHTLRYRMRRVEELLGRSLDDTDVRMELWLALRSGED
- a CDS encoding aldehyde dehydrogenase family protein, with the protein product MTTTHAFWLAGRQETGETEFEVRHPFDDSLVGTVGIPTDAQVEQAVEAAVAALPVFAATPAHVRATALDHVARRLTERTEEIARLITAENGKPIKWARGEVGRAASVFRWAAEEARRTNGETMRLDTDPGGVGRYAVVRRFPRGVVLGIAPFNFPLNLVAHKVAPAIAVGAPIILKPAPATPLSALLLGELLAETELPAGSWSVLPVENAKMPALVQDPRLPVISFTGSDKVGYQIMDSVPRKHVTLELGGNAAAVVLADWSSEADLEWAATRIATFANYQGGQSCISVQRVIADATVYDALVDKVVAKVEAQVTGDPAADATDVGPLVDVNAAKRVEEWVADAVAKGAKVLTGGTREGAAYAPTVLAELPADAILATAEVFGPVLSLHRVDSTEEAFAAVNDSAFGLQAGVFTHDVQTAFRAHRELQVGGVVIGDAPSYRADQMPYGGVKDSGVGREGVKYAMDDFTFEKVLVLTGLDL
- the dxr gene encoding 1-deoxy-D-xylulose-5-phosphate reductoisomerase, translated to MNSLAHPQLRFTPVVDDPSGPRELVLLGSTGSIGTQAIDIVLRNPDRFKVVALSAAGGQVELLAEQALRLGVHTVAVARPEAEPALRAALAERAAGRPLPTVLAGPDAATELAQLPCHSVLNGITGSIGLAPTLAALRAGRVLVLANKESLIVGGPLVKAVAAPGQIVPVDSEHAALFQALSAGTPREVRRLVVTASGGPFRGRTREQLAGVTPKDALAHPTWAMGPVVTINSATLVNKGLEVIEAHLLYDIPFERIDVVVHPQSVVHSMVEFTDGSTLAQASPPDMRMPIALGLGWPERIPDAAPGCDWTKAATWEFFPLDDEAFPAVALAREVGTLGGTAPAVFNAANEECVDAFLHGSLAFTAIVDTVAKVVAEHDGAGRGTSLTIEDVLEAEGWARARARELAAG